From the Francisella frigiditurris genome, one window contains:
- the cgtA gene encoding Obg family GTPase CgtA, which translates to MRFVDEVVVKLQAGKGGNGCVSFRREKYVPRGGPDGGDGGHGGSIYLQADEGVNTLIDYRYKREYQAENGQAGMGRNCYGKAGDDLYLVVPVGTSVFDIETDIKMGEVLKHGETFKIVSGGKRGIGNVHFKSSTNQAPRKFTLGEEGEYKEVRLELNLLADIALLGLPNAGKSTLIRSVSAATPKVADYPFTTMYPHLGVVKVGVDSFVMADIPGVIEGAAEGAGLGLRFLKHLTRARCVLHVVDISPFDNSDSAENYFAVEKELKKYSEELYNKPRLLVINKIDLLADEVDSRCQEFVEKINWKDKQYYKVSAYMKKGTEELAKSLNEFLTKEE; encoded by the coding sequence ATGAGATTTGTTGATGAAGTAGTAGTTAAATTACAGGCTGGTAAAGGCGGTAATGGATGCGTTAGTTTCCGTAGAGAGAAATATGTCCCAAGAGGTGGTCCAGATGGTGGCGACGGCGGACATGGGGGTAGTATTTACTTACAGGCTGATGAAGGTGTAAATACTCTTATAGACTATAGATATAAGAGAGAATATCAGGCAGAAAATGGACAAGCCGGTATGGGTAGAAATTGCTATGGAAAAGCGGGTGATGATTTATATCTTGTAGTTCCAGTAGGTACAAGCGTCTTTGATATCGAAACTGATATAAAGATGGGTGAAGTGTTAAAGCATGGAGAGACCTTCAAGATTGTTTCTGGTGGAAAAAGAGGTATAGGAAACGTACATTTTAAGAGCAGTACAAACCAAGCACCAAGAAAGTTTACCTTAGGAGAAGAGGGTGAGTATAAAGAAGTTAGGCTTGAGCTTAACTTATTAGCGGATATAGCTCTTTTAGGTTTGCCAAATGCTGGTAAATCAACCTTAATAAGATCAGTTTCAGCAGCTACTCCTAAGGTAGCAGACTATCCTTTTACAACAATGTACCCTCATCTAGGGGTAGTAAAAGTAGGTGTTGATAGCTTCGTAATGGCAGATATTCCTGGAGTTATAGAAGGTGCTGCAGAAGGTGCTGGTTTAGGCTTAAGATTTTTAAAACATTTAACAAGAGCAAGATGTGTGCTGCATGTGGTAGATATTTCACCATTTGATAATTCTGATTCAGCAGAAAACTACTTTGCAGTTGAGAAAGAGTTAAAAAAATATAGTGAAGAACTTTACAATAAACCAAGACTTCTGGTTATAAATAAGATTGATCTATTAGCTGATGAGGTTGATTCTAGATGTCAGGAATTCGTGGAAAAAATAAATTGGAAAGATAAACAATACTATAAAGTATCGGCTTATATGAAGAAAGGTACAGAAGAGTTAGCAAAAAGCTTAAATGAATTTTTAACTAAAGAAGAATAG
- a CDS encoding cytochrome b, which yields MYKYDLTSRLLHWISVILIFTMICLGFTAAFTNNYSVIWFHKSTGITLLIVMTFRLIWRFTKMHKPDYEIKIALPKLIFAKFIHFMLYASVFTMILSGWLCSSFGHHPVPFWGLDVTLPVPLIKPVASFLWNIHTTTIYVLITCIILHIAGTTYHFINKDKILERML from the coding sequence ATGTATAAATACGATTTAACTTCAAGACTATTGCACTGGATCAGCGTAATTCTAATATTTACAATGATCTGCTTAGGCTTTACTGCTGCTTTTACAAATAATTATTCCGTGATATGGTTTCATAAATCTACTGGAATAACACTTTTGATAGTAATGACATTCCGCCTTATTTGGCGTTTTACAAAAATGCACAAGCCTGATTATGAAATTAAGATAGCTCTACCTAAACTTATTTTTGCCAAGTTTATTCACTTTATGCTTTACGCTAGCGTTTTCACAATGATTTTATCAGGCTGGTTATGTAGCTCTTTCGGTCATCATCCTGTACCTTTTTGGGGCTTAGATGTCACTTTACCAGTTCCATTAATAAAACCAGTAGCTAGCTTTTTATGGAATATCCACACTACTACTATTTATGTACTAATTACTTGTATAATTTTACATATTGCTGGAACTACTTATCATTTCATAAACAAAGATAAAATATTAGAGAGAATGCTTTAA
- a CDS encoding CPBP family intramembrane glutamic endopeptidase — protein sequence MFSTQIELSRFTEIPSVIKFGLLYGLISIVVLIPIIFVLGFAHWDFKLTKLTLLFAVVNLIFTCIPEEIFWRGFVQNSIAKYSGNILAVLVTSILFAVIHIIFAGVNFAILAFIASLIYGFSYVKTKKLEVSIICHYFVNMAQFIFVTYPILKSAWIT from the coding sequence TTGTTTTCTACTCAAATAGAACTATCAAGGTTTACTGAAATACCTTCAGTTATTAAGTTTGGATTATTATATGGTTTAATAAGTATTGTTGTTTTAATTCCAATAATTTTTGTGTTAGGTTTTGCACATTGGGACTTTAAATTAACGAAATTAACTTTGTTATTTGCGGTTGTTAATCTGATTTTTACGTGTATCCCTGAGGAGATATTTTGGAGAGGCTTTGTTCAGAATAGCATAGCGAAATATAGTGGAAATATTCTAGCTGTATTAGTCACCTCTATTCTGTTTGCGGTGATACATATTATTTTTGCAGGTGTCAATTTTGCTATATTAGCTTTTATAGCAAGCTTAATTTATGGATTTAGTTATGTAAAAACTAAGAAATTAGAAGTAAGTATAATTTGCCACTATTTTGTAAATATGGCTCAATTTATATTTGTAACCTATCCTATATTAAAAAGTGCTTGGATAACTTAA